The genomic region CTTCAGAGAAGGAGTCATCAGTGACCATAGTCCTAGAGCCTTGGGACTGTGGACCCTGGGCTCTGGGTCCCTTCTCAGCCTAGGTCTCCCATGGCTTCTGTGTCCACTTTGTAATGTAGGTGGATTCCAAATACAAAGCCATCTTTCAGACTAAGATTTGGGGAAGGCTTTTTTGGGTGCCCACACCTTTTTTCAATACTTCATATTGAGCGTGCTGCCTcccaacatctagactggtgatTTATTGTTTCCTGGTAGTGTTATTAAAGCTCTATTTTAGCTCTTTTCTAAAGTGTCTTAGCTAATAGAGACTTGAACCTGACCATTCCACTACTTCAGTTGGTCACATGTTTCAGAAGCCACATTCCTTCAGAAAAAGACTGAATAATGCTGACCTCACACTGCATAACAAGGCAGCAAGGCCTGAAAGAGAACTTGCTTTCAGTTTGTGCTGAAGATGATGAAATGTCCCACTTGATTCTGCAGTGCTCTATCTTTACAGGGCAGCAGATGGGCCAAGGATATTGTCATCATTAACACAGACAACCTTTGAGGGCTTGCTGGTGGCATGGGCTTATATTGTGGAGTTAGGATTAGAGTGACCACTTTTTTTGTCATGTTTGTACTCACTTTAATGACAATACTGGGGATGCTCTGAGACTTTGAACACTTGCCCAAGGAACCAAGCTGAGATTAACCCCAGCTCCCTGCAGTGTCTCCCAGGACTGAGACAAGAGTGGGTACTCTCTGCCGTTAGTTTGCTTCGGTCATTTTCTCAACAGTTGTGGTTTAGTTATGGTTTTCAAACTTATCTGGCTTCCTTTGTGGGGCTTTTGGAAGGCACTGGAGGTTGGGGCAGAGCTTTAGGCCACAGAGAAAAATGGAACCATGTAACACCCTCCTCTCTGACATATTATGGACTTTTCCTAAATCCTAGGGGAATGAGGAAGACTGTGTGTCCTTTGCCTCATCATCCAAGGTATAAATACCATAGGGACAGAAATGCCTTTAGAGCAAAAAGTTATTGTTCTTCagtctcacttttttcttttaagaacagGTCTCCTAGTCTTGAAAGGAGGTCTTTAGCTTTTGACCTCTGTCTGTTTACTAGCCAAGAATTATTTCTTGCTGGCCTCTTCCCCAGAGGGCAGACCCTAGGGAAGGAGAGCAGAGGTAGACAATAAACAGGCAAGAGAGAGTGATCTCTGTCTCTGAAGTAGAAACACATCCAGGGATAGGGTCTAATGTTGGAGGATGCTGTGCCTTCACTGGAGGTCATTGCAGGAGTGTGATAGGTAGCTGGGTCCCCTTTGCTGAGCTGACTGAGCTAGCTTGGTTTTACTAAGGgccttttaaaagttttgttatCTTGGCTAGGGAGTGGGGGAGAATCCCACCAGTAGTTTGCCCCAGTAAAATGTGTCATGGGAACTCAAAAGCATCTATCAAGAAACTGAGAGGCCGGCCGtgtggccgagtcgttaagttcggGCGcactgcttcagaggcccagggtttcgccggttcgaatcctgggcatggacatggcaccgcttgtcaggccatactgaggaggcgtccacatgccacaactagaaggacccacaactaaaaatgcacaactatgtaccgggcggctttgcggagaaaaaggaaaaataaaatcttaaaaaaaaaaaagaaaatgaaaagctagTTGTCAACCTAATGGTGGACTTTGTTTTTACCTGGTTGGATGTTAGACCATGGCCCGGAGTCTAGGTGTAGGATAACAAGTTTAATCAGGAATCAGAATGTTGGTGTGCAAGTTTCAGTCTTGCTGCCAGCCAACCCTGTGATGATAGTTTACTTTTTGGAGCCTCTGCTGTCTCACTGGCAGTTGGTCTAGAGTCTAGTTCTAGTTGAGATCTGGGGTCCACAAACTTCTGTAaaaggccaaatagtaaatattttaggctatgTTGGCCATGTGTTCTCTGTTGCAACCGCTGAATTTTGCCAGAGCTACTCACTCTActgttgtagcacaaaagcagccatagaaaatatataaatgaatgaacttggatgtattccagtaaaactttatttgcaaaaatagaCTTACCAAAAAAATTAGACAGGCAAGATTttatttgctgacccctgatctagaTGATGAGGATTCCTTTTCTCTAGCTTTCTGGAATTCTCAAAGGCCCCCAAAAAACCCCACTGTAAATCcgtatacagtcatgtgccctGATATCAGATTACTTCTGGGATGGAACAGATTATAGGTGATTGCCATCaccaaattaaaaactaaaaaattaagtTCTAAAATTATTCGTGAAAAGTGAAGATAAGACAGaagcaattcatttttatttataatgtgtcCTGAATTCCAGAGGATGGGGGGGCAGCTCTTGGAGTAATCATTTCATATATTCAGCAgataattattgagcacctacttaaGGAACTTCTAGGTGAAGGgggacagaagaggaaagacaaaagtaaaacaaaacaaaaaaaaccccagtaaATCCAATAGCAAGATATGATACAAATAACATTTGTAGAAGTGAGTATGGAAATAGGCCATGGGTATGCTGTTTTAGAGCATGACCATAAGATGGTCAAGAACCTCACTAAAAAGGTGActtctgagcagagacctgagggAGGCCAATACAGATATCTAGCaaaagagctttccaggcaggAGGATTAGCAGGTGCAAAGTtactgaggcaggaagaggaaggaaggaatccaATGTAGCTGTAGCAGAGGGGCTGGGAGTGAGGGTTGCAGAGCCATGTGGTTAATGGTGTGGACTTCTTTTATCATGAGTGAGATGGGAGCTCTTGGGAGGTTTGAATAAGAGAGCAGTGTGATCTCACTCACCTTTTAAAGTGATCACTATTGCAGCTGAACTGAAAACTAACCATGGGGtgcagaggagagagcagggttCAGCACTGAAGCTATTGGGCTTCACCATTAACTGTGCTGGcccttttctctttattgctcTGAAGACTGGGGTGCTGCACTTCTTGGGAACCTCTTTGTTCCAGAATAAGGCTTTGAGTTTCAAGTTATCACATTATTGATAGAATCAACTCTAGCTGCTGtagcaaaggaagaaagaagcagtCAAGTGTCCATCTTGTGTGGTGAAGAGTGCAGCATTGAATTATATGAGAGTTTCCTGACCTCACTCTTGTAGCATCTCTACCTGATGTGGTCCTTCTCCCAGAAGACAGAGCATCTTTCCATAGTCTAAGTAACTCCTGCCTTTTGTTAATTTGTCTTGCCATCAGAGTGAACAGTTTACTTCTAAAATACAATCTCAAATTACAGTCAGTACCATTTAAATGATGTTGTACTAAGTACTTTGTATGCATTGACTCAAAATAACCCTATGTAAAGTAGGTATTActgttatacccattttataaaATCATCCCTGATAATGAGATGCTCAAAAGGTGTAGGAGGTTGAACCTGGGCCGCACGTCTGCCACAATGTAAATACAACCTTTCTAAATTAGTACAGTATTGGCAAGAAGCTACAGCTGGTTATCACGTATTTTCAAAAGTCACTTGAGCCATTTGAAATACCAGTAACTCACAGGGTGGGGGTCATGCTCAGGGTCTATGAGCAAGGTGTAGAGACAACATATggaccctgggccagccctgtatgAGGACTCCTTCTGTAAGCTGTGGTCAGAATCATCTGCCAGCAGTGACAGGGATGGCCCATGGGGTGCCTCCTTCCACGGGATAGGTGGCACCACCGCAGAGCCACCCTATGTTCTGGATCCTTTGCTCCTCTAGAGCCTTTGCCTGCCCACCTCCAGAAGAGCTGAGCTCCTTGGTGGGACTGAGAAAAGTTGGTGATTCTGTGCTTAAGGAAAGGGGGTTagattttgcctttttctgtAGTTTCGAAACTAGTAAAATTCCATTAAATGTCCAGCATACTTCTGAAGTAGTTTCTTTGCAATTTAACTAAGGCTCTTGGAGATTCTTCAAGCTAGAATTGTTTGTATCCCCAAATTATGTGCATTTTGCTTCTTTCAGAAAACATCCCAGAAAAATGGACTCCTGAAGTCAAGCATTTCTGTCCCAACGTGCCCATCATCCTGGTTGGAAACAAGAAGGATCTTCGGAATGATGAGCACACAAGGCGGGAGCTAGCCAAGATGAAGCAGGCATGGTCTTGGGGGCGGGGCTCTGCTTTCCTCTAGCATTCTTGAACTTGGGTCCAAGGTTGGAGGTTCAGGGAGCCCAGCAGAAATCCTCATAGGCCAGGCTATTTCAGAGAGAGTCCCAGAACCCTCTTTCTGTCCATCCAGCCCTGATTCACTGGCACCTGCACAGAGGATCCCTAAGACTCCCTACTATGAGGCAGAAGCTCTCCTATGAGGTATTGCTATATCCCCAAGGATTGCCTGCCTAAGAAGGGACCTTCACAGCAGTAGTCAAGGCTCCAGATGTAGGAACTTTAACAAGCTCTTGATTTCCCCCTCCACTTACTACCTTGGTATATATGAGGCCAAAGATGAATTGGTGGCAGCTGAAGGATTGGGAAATCCTGAGGGCAAGGGGTCCAGAGAGAGAGCCTTGATGGCTTTATAAAAGTGATGATGGAGGTGGCATCTTGGCTTCTGAGAAGCCAGGTGACCCAATGGCAGGACTTCCCCATTGCAGGAGTGCCTTGAGGTCTTCAGTCCATGTTCTCCCAGTAAAGTTTCTCTGTCTGAATGTTAAGGTCAGGATCTATTTCCTTCCATGAGCATTAAGTCCTCTGTGAAGCTAACTATAAGAAGACCCAAGGGCTTACCCTGTATCGACAGTTTGAGTAATTTTGCCCTTAATTCCCTCCTTAACCCTCCAGGGGCTTAACCTTCCAGAGGTTCTGGCCTCaaccttctttctctttatctcccAGAGAAGAGCTCATTTGATAGGGACTTTATATTGGGGGTTGGGGGGTTACTGCATATGAGTTTGATAAGACAACTCAAATCTGGGAGTTTGGCAGCTTTGAAAAGAAGTCTTTTAGCTGAATTTGAGAGAACTCGACACCTATTTACGGTTTGTAACACTGTTAACTGAAAgcactctttttctctttgctaggAGCCGGTAAAACCAGAAGAAGGCAGAGATATGGCAAACAGGATTGGTGCTTTTGGGTACATGGAGTGTTCAGCAAAGACCAAAGATGGAGTGAGGGAGGTTTTTGAAATGGCCACGAGAGCTGCTCTCCAAGCCAGACGTGGGAAGAAAAAATCTGGGTGCCTTGTCTTGTGAAACCCTGCTGCGAGCACAGCCCTCATGCGGTTACTTTTGAAGTGCTGTTTATTAATCTTAGTGTATGATTACTGGCCTTTTCCATTTATCTATAATTTACCTAAGATTACAAATCAGAAGTCATCTTGCTACGAGTATTTAGAAGCCAACCATGATTATTAATGATGTCCAACCCACCTGACCCTCTGGGGTCCTTCTGACACCGCTCTAACAGCCCTCCTCTGCATCCCACCTGACACACCAGGCGCTAATTCAAGGAATTTCTTaactttttgcttctttctagAAAGAGAAACAGTTGGTAACTTTTGTGAATTAGGCTGTAACTACTTTATAACTAACATGTCCTGACTGTCATCTGTCAGCTGCAAGGTACTCTGGTGAGTCACCACTTCAGAGCTTTACTCCTTAACAGATTTCATCGCATAGCTCTGGAGTGGGCATCCAGTTTTTTGAAAATGTACTCAGCCAGAAAGGCCCAAGTCCGTGAGCAGCTATGGCAAAGTTACAGTTCTGTGGTTTCATGTTAGTTACCTTATAGTTACTGTGTAATTAGTGCCACTTAATGTAtgttaccaaaaataaatatatctaccCCAGATTAGATGTAGTATTTTTTGTATAATTGGATTTCCTAATACTATTTGTCATCCCTGCAGAAAGTgtattggttttttaaaaaaggaagtgtatttgaaaataaagtcagatggaaaattcatttttaaaattcccgTTCTGTCAGTTTCTCTGATAAAAGACGGCCATATCACCCATTTTCGGCCCCTCATATTCCCAGTTCCCCCCTCCCCAGAGCTGGGCTAAGTAAATAGGAATTTGGTTTCATGCCTCAGGCACTTAGACACTTCAGAAGGTGGCATAACCTGCCTCACCTGGACTGCAGGGTCTGGCTCTAGTTCACAGTGCTCTTTCTCCTTACTGTATCCAggttcccctcccccccaccgccCCAGAGGAGCCACCAGTTCTCTTGGTTGGccctcagtttctctcttctctccagctgactaaaactttttttctgtaCCAGTTAATTTTTCCAACTACTAATAGAATAAAGGCAGTTTTCTAAACTTCCTGTATGCTGGTGTTTGTGTTGCTCTCTccagggctgggagtgggaggaTGGACTCAGGCTAGCGCACCTTGGAAGGTTCCTTCAGGGTGCAGAATAATCTTGtcatccccccaccccactcccaccacccccaGTAACCTGGCTCTTGCTA from Equus caballus isolate H_3958 breed thoroughbred chromosome 16, TB-T2T, whole genome shotgun sequence harbors:
- the RHOA gene encoding transforming protein RhoA isoform X1 yields the protein MAAIRKKLVIVGDGACGKTCLLIVFSKDQFPEVYVPTVFENYVADIEVDGKQVELALWDTAGQEDYDRLRPLSYPDTDVILMCFSIDSPDSLENIPEKWTPEVKHFCPNVPIILVGNKKDLRNDEHTRRELAKMKQEPVKPEEGRDMANRIGAFGYMECSAKTKDGVREVFEMATRAALQARRGKKKSGCLVL